CCCGTGCGGGCGTTGCGCCGTAGCCACCGCCGTCCCTCCGTCTCCCATGTTGACCTCCCCCCCATTATCGGGTGTCCATGGAAACCGGGTGCGGTGGACGGGCGCCCACCGCCAGCAGGCGGTCGCGGGCGCGGCGGGCCGCCTCCCGCGGGGTGCGCCCCAGCCACACCACCAGCAGGACCCCGTCCACGCTGGGGGCCAGCACCGCGGCGTCGGTCACCGGGAGGACCGGCGGGGCGTCGATCACCACGGCGTCGGTGCCGTCCCGCGCCTGCTCCAGCAGGGCGCGCATCTTCTGGCTGCCCAGCAGTTCCGCCGGGTTGGGGGGATGGTGCCGCTGGGGACGAACCAGAGGTTGTCCACCTCCGTGCCGCGGAGGGCCCGGTCCACGGGCCACCCGTCCACCAGCAGGTCGGTCAGCCCGAGCGTCCCCTCCGGCCCGAGCGTCCAGGCCAGGGTGGGCTTGCGCAGGTCGGCCTCCACCAGCCACACCCGCCGCCCGGCCTGGGCCAGGGCCACGGCCAGGTTCACGGCCACGGTGCTCTTGGCTTCCCCCGGGCCGGGGCTGGTGATCAACAGCAGGCGCAGCGGCCGGTCCGGGCTGGTGTAGAGCAGGTTGGTCCGCAGGTGGCGGAAGGCCTCGGCAAAGGGCGATCGCGGGTGGGACGTGGTGAGCAGGGGGTGGCCGTCCTGCTCGTTGCGTCGGCGGTGCACCAGGGGGACGGCGGCCAGGAGCGGCAGCCGCAGGTACCGGGCGGCCTCCTCGGCGGTCTTGAACGTGACATCCAGCGACTCGCTGAGGAAGGCAGCCCCCGCCCCCACCATGAGCCCGAGCAGCGCCCCAAACAGGGTGTTCAGCCTGACCCGGGGTCGGACCGGCGTGGCCGGCGGGACGGCGGCGTCCACGATGCGCAGGTCGCCCACGATGGAGGCCTCGGCGATGCGGGCCTCCTGCAGCTTGCCCGAGAGCAGCAGGTAGGTCTCCTCCGCCACCTTGAGGTTGCGGGTGAGGCGAGCCAGCTCCACCTCCTTGGGCGGCAGGCGCTTCAGGTCCCCGGCGTAGGCGGCGGCCGCGGCGGAGAGGGCGGTCTCGCGGGCCTGCAGGGCCTGCCGCTCCACCTCCAGCCGGATCGCCTGCGCCGCCAGGTCCTGGTGCAGGGGGTTCAGGGTGATCTGCCGGGAGAGCAGGGTCTGCGCCGCCTGCTGCCGCAGGCGCCCTTTCACCTCCTCGATGCGCGCCCGGGTGGCGATGACCTGGGGGTGGCGGTCGGTGAACTGTTTGCGCAGGCCGACCAGCTCCACCTCGAGTTTGGCCAGGTCGCTGCGCAGTTGGGTGGCCACCGGGTCTTCGCCCTGGAGGACGGTGGCGGCGACGGTGGGGGCCTGCTGGGCCAGGGCGGTGCGCACGCGGCGGAGGCTCGCCTCCACCCCCTGCCGCTCCGCCTCCGCCGCGCGGCGCTGCGCCTCGAAGTCGGCCAGCTTCTCCAGGACCAGGGTGGTCTGCTCGGAGAGCGAGACCTGCCCGCCTTCCACCTTGTAGCGGGCCAGGGCGTCCTCGGCGGCGCGCAGCTCGCCGCTGAGGGCAGAGAGGCGCCCCTCGATGAACTCCCGCCCGGCGCGGGCCTGGGAGCGGCGCGCCTCCAGGTGCCACTGGAGGAAGGCGCGGCCGACGGCGTTGGTGTTGGCGGCGGCAGATGAGGGCGTGGGGCCTTCCGCCTGGATCAGGATCAGGTCGGTGTTGCGCGCGCGCTGGACCTTCAGCCCGCGGCGCAGGGTGTCCAGGGCCTCCTCCGCCGCGGCGGCCTCCACCCCGAGGAGCCTGACGGCGCGGGAGAGGACCGCCCGGCTCTTCACGATCTCCGCCAGGGTGTCGACGAAGGTCTGCTGGCTGATGCCGGTGATGTCCGGCACCAGGCCGAGGCTGGACCCGCCGCGGTCCACCACCACCGAGGTCTGGGCGCGGTAGACAGGCGGGGAGGCGATGCTGAACCCCAGCGCCGTGGCCGCGAGGATGATGACGCAGGCGGCCACCAGCCACCAGCGCCGCAGGAAGACGTCCAGGTAGTCCCGGAGCGTGGGCTCCTGCTCCAGGGAGGGGTCCTGGGCAGGGTCGTGGACGATATCGCTGTTCCGCTCAGAGTCCAAGGGTGGCCTCCCACACCAGGTACAGGTCTTGTCGCTGCGCGCCGGCGACGTGGCCGGCGTTCGTAGTCGACGCCCACGTGGCGCTGAGGCGGTGCGCGACCGCATCGGAGGGCTGCCAGCGCACCGCCGCCGTGAGGGCGTGGGTGGTCTCCACCACCCCTGAGAGGAAGAGGCGCGCCCAGGCGTCGCCCGGGTCGGCCCAGACGTCCCCCAGCCGCCCGGGCCCCTTGCGGAGGAGGGTGTAGCGGAGGGCGACCCCCGCGCGCCCTGCCACGGGCGGGCGCGCCGCCTCCACCGCCCACGCCTCGCAGTCCGGGGCGCACCAGTGGCCCAGGCTGCGGCCGCGCAGGTGTAGTCCGCGGCCCGGCCGGTGGTGGTGTAGATCCAGTTGGTGGCGCGCACGTGCTCCAGCCGCAGCGCGGTGCGCCCGTCGCGGAAGAGGTCGACGAGGTAGATCCCCACGGCTCCTCCCAGGCGGCTGGGGAAGGGGTTGCCGGGGGCGGTGTAGTCGTCGACGTAGGCCTCGACGTAGAGCGCGGTTCCAGGCCGGGGGCGCCAGTCCAGGTCCAGAGCCAGGTTCACTTTATCGTCGAAGCCCGCAGGGCGGCGGGCCCGCAACGAGAGCCAGTAGGCCACGAACGGCACGGGGGTCAGCACGTAGGGGGCGTAGACCCCCGAGGCGGTGACGACGGTCTCCGAGAGGCCCACGCGCAGCGTGGCGGTGGGCAGCCAGTCGTAGCGCAGGCCGTGGAGCCACCGGCCGTCCTCGAGCGGGGCCAGGAGCTTGAGGCCGCGCAGCCGGTCACCGGCGGCTGCCACCCGCAGGGCGTCGAGGGGGCCGGCGTGCTCCGAGAGGACGAAGCCTCCCAGGGCTCCGGGCCCGCCAGGCCCCCACCGGTGGAGGTCCCGACCGAGCTGCAGCGTCAGGTCGAAGGTCTGGCGCAGGACGGTGGTGCCGGGACGAACTGCGCTCACGGTGAGGCGGTCGAGGGTGGCCCCGCTCGCTGCCGGTTCCCCGGGCGGCTGCGCGGGCGGCTCCCAGGGGAAGGGGGTCTCCCACCGGGGTGCCGGGCCCATGCGGTACGGCCGGTAACCCGGACGCCTCCTGCGCCCAGCCATGCGTCGTGCTCTCTCCCCCGCCGGGCTCCCGGTCGGGCCTCGCTGCCTGGGTCGGCGCCCCCTCCGCGGACCGCCTGGCCTCCCCGGACCGCCGCCACCTCAGGGGCAAAGGCCCGGGCCAGGGCCTCCAGGTCCTCGAGAGCCCAGGCGGGTGCGGCGCCCGGTAGCGTGCCAGACCGGATCGTCTCCTGTGCGGCCACGAGCATCCGCGCGATGTCCAGCCGTGTGAGCGGGCGGGTGGATGCCGCCCAGAGCGGGGCGGCGTTCAGGACCGCGAGGCGGTACAGGACCTCGTACGCCCAGTGGTCTGTGGGGACCAGGGCTGCCGGCCGCGCTGCGGGCGGGGCCTGCCACCCCTGGCCCGCGGTCGGCAGGAGGAGGACGAGGAGCAGGGCCAGGAGGGCATGTCCGACACCCCTACTCCCGCCCGGCCGCCGCCATCTCCCCCGCGGACCCCGACTCGCCCTCCTCCCCTTCGCCCCCGGCGCCCCCCGCCTCCAGCTCCTCCACCGCCTGGTCGAAGTCATCGCCCAGGTCCTCTCCCAGTTCCCGCCCCATGCGGCGCATGAACCGCGCCACGCTGCGGGGGTCGTGCTCGTCCACCTCGGCCAGCGACGGGTCGTCGGCCAGCGACTCCAGCCGGTCCTCTTCGGACCGCACCCGGGCCACGCGGGAGATGATGCGGGTGAGGCGGCGGCTGCCGCAGCGGGTGCAGACGGGGTCGGGGACCTCCGGGGGGAGCCAGAAGAGCTGGACCCGGGTGCGGCACTCCTGACAGCGGTACTCGTAGATCGGCATGCGGTCCTCACGCCCCTGGGAGAGGGTGGTGGTGTCGTGGCCGCGCACCGTCCCCGACGCCGCGCGGCCGACGACGCCACGCACGTTCCATCGTTGGGAGAATTGGAAAAGCGAGCCCCTCCCCCTCCTCCGCCGCCCCGCCACCATCCCTAGCGGAAGAGCCCCAGGATCCCCGACAGGATGCTGAGGATGACCTGCAGGCCGCTGAGCTGGCTCTGGGGGATGACGACCACGTCGCCCGGGAGGACCGCGATCTCCCGCGCCGCCCCCGCCGGCTGCATGAGCGCGGCCAGCTCGACGCTCACCAGCGTCCCCCCGTTGGGCAGCCGCTCCACCCGTCCGCCCGCGACCACCTGGTCCCCGCCCCCGTTGCGCCGCACGATGTGCACCGCCCTGGCCGTGGCCGCGCCCCGCTGCACCGGCCCGCCGGCCATGGCGATGGCCTGCAGCAGCGTCACCGGGCCCCGCACCGGGAAGGCGCCCGGGCTGTTCACGTCGCCCAGGACGTAGATCCGCGTGTTGAGCTCCTCCGGGATGAACAGGGTGTCCCCCGGCGCCAGCGGCAGGTTGTGGCCCATCTCCTGGCGCAGCAGCAGGGCGTCCAGGTGGAGCGCCACGGTCTCGCGCGAGGCCCGCACCAGCCGCGCCCCGCCCAGGGAGGCCTTTTCGGTCAGCCCGCCGGCCATGAGCAGGGCGTCCAGCACCCGGACCTCCCCCTTCAGCCGGTAGCGTCCCGGCCGCTGCACCTCGCCCAGGACGTTCACGATGTTGGTCAGGTCCTCGGGGACCACCAGCGTCTCGCCCCCGAGCAGCACCAGGTTCGCCGTCGCGTCGCCGGCCAGCACCTTCTGCAGGTCGACAGGCTTGGGCGGTCGCCCGGCCACCAGCAGCTGCCCCTGGGGGGCGGCCGCCTCGGTCAGCCCGCCCGCCTCGGAGAGGAGGTCGAGGAGGCGCGAGCCCGGCGCGAGCACATAGGTGCCCGGGCGCTCCACCTGTCCCAGGGCCGAGGCACGGATGCGCCGGAACTCCTTGACGATGACGGTGACCTGGGGCTCGCGGATGTACTCGGCGTAGGCCCGCGTGAGCACCCGGGTGAGCTGGGCCACGGAGAGGCCGGCCGCGCGCACCTCCCCCACCAGCGGCAGGCTGACCCTGCCGTCGGGGCGGACGGCCACGGTGCGGGTGAGGTCGGGGTACCCCCACACCGAGACCTCCAGGAGGTCCCCGGGACCGAGGATGTAGTTCGAGACGGCCTGGGGCGACGCGGGCGACAGGAGCAGCAGCGCCGCCAGGGCGGCAACGCCGGCGGCGGCGAGACGACGGCGGGCGTCCATCCCGCTGACCTCCGTTGCGGCTCTCAGGGTGTCACCGGGACACAGTTCCGCCCCAACCGTGCACGCCGAACTTCTCCGGCGGCCGGTCGTGCGGCGCTGTCCGCAAGGCGCGGCCGCGGCCGAGCCGCGGCCAGTATACGGTCAGGCCGACTCCAGGTCGGCCAGGTCGACCTCGACGCCGCGCGGTTGTCCCAGCAGGTCCAGCAGCACGCGCACGCGCCCCGCGCGGGACATGGACCGGTCGAAGACGGCCTCCAGCCCTCCAGGGGCCCGCGCAGGAAGCGCACCCGGGCGCCGCGGTCGTACCCGCGGCGCGGGCGCACGAACCCCAGCTCGGCCACGCGCACCTGGATGGCGCCGACCACCTCGTCGGGGACGGGGACGGGCCCCTCCTCCGTCCCCAGCACGTAGCGCACGCCCGGCGCCCAGCGCACCCGGTCGTAGGTGCGCGGGTCCGCGACAGCGGGGGGAGTCCGGACGAAGAGGTACCCGGGGAAGAGCGGCTCCAGCAGGGTGACGCGGCGCGTGCGGTAGCGACGGATCACCTCCAGCAGGGGGAGCAGCGTGCCCACGCCGCGCGGCGTGAGGTGGGCCACGACGCGGGCCTCCTGCCCCCGCTTGGCGCGTACCGCGTACCAGACCATCACGGGGGGACGACCCCTCCGGCGGCCGCGTCGCCGTCCAGGACGACCCGGCGGGCGGCGTCCCCGCCGGCCTGGCCGTTCTGATTGACCCCCACGGGAGGCGCTTCCCACATGCGCAACCCGTCCCGCGGGTGCAGCGCGGAGCGCAGGACGTACCAGAGGGCACGTCGCCCGTCGGGCAGCAGGCGGAAGAAGATCCCGATGATGGTGTAGTCGCTGCCCTGGAACCGGACCACGTGACGGCTGCCGGCCGTGCCGGTGTACGCGCACTGGTCGGCGGCCGCGTTGCGGTACGTGAAGCCCATGGCCTCCCCTCGGGCACCGGGCTGCCCGCCCGGGCGTCCACGAACACACCGGCGAACAGACTTACGAGACTCCGTGAGCGGTTCTTGGGCTGTTGAGGACCCTTATAGCGGGAACGCGCCGCGCGGTCGATCTGGGAAAAGGGGGAATGTGCTCTCAACGAAACGTATATTCGCTTCGTCGCGATGACCAGGGCAGCCGCCGCCGCGTGCCTTCCTCGCAGGTGGCGCCTACTTGATCGGAAGGGCGTCCAGAGAATGCATTCACAGATTCTCACAGCAGCTCAACCCTTTGGGTGTTGGGATGCCCCAGACCGATGGTGAGGCCACCCTGCAGGTGTCCCTGCAGGCCCACGAGCTGCGCCTGGGCGGTCGCCGTTTGGGCCTGACGCCCAAGTTCCTCGACCTCTACGCCTTCCTCGCCCTGCAACGGCTGCAGGGCAATCATCGCTTCCTCACCGCCGCCGACATCCGCGCCCTGCCGCACTGGAGCCGGTCGAAGGCGGCCAGCGTGGGGAAGGAGATCCGCCGGCACGTCAGCCAGGTTCAGCGGCGGGGATGGCGCCTCATCGAGTCCCCCCGGGGGGCCCTGACGCAGCTCTTCCGGCTGGCCCTGGGTCCCGAGGCCATCGCCTTCGATGTCCCCCTGGCGGAGGTGCGCGCCCACCTGCTGCTGGAGGTGGCCCAGCCGGTCACTCTGGACGACGCCGAGGCCCGCTACGTCCTGGGGTCGGCGCTGGCCGAGGCTGAGTGGGCCCTGGACCGGGGAGTGCTGGACGAGGCAGAAGCGGCATTGGCGCGCGTGGCCGAGAACGGCGTCCACCACGCCCGGCACCAGGTGCTGGCGCGAGTCCTGCGAGCACGCCTGCTGGAGCTGCGCGGCCAGATCCGCGCCGCCCTCGCCGAGGCCGAGGACGCGGTCCGGGTAGCGAAGGAGCAGGGGGGGACTACCTGGTGACGGCCCGGGCCCACATCATCCACGGGTGGATGCTGCGGGCGACGCGCCAGTGGCAGGCGGCCCACGCCGCCTACGTCGGGGCCTGGCATCGGCTGGAAGGGACACGCCACTACCGGGAGCTGGGGGCAATTTTCCGCGGGCTGGGACACCTAGCTAGCGCGGGCCCGTGGGGAACTCGACGCCGCCGTCGCCCACTTCCTCTGTACGTTCGAGTACGCGACGGCAGACGCCCACCCCTGGGGCGTCCAGGCCGCCCTCTACAACCTGGGGCTGTCGAGACCGAGCGGGCGGACAGCCTGGCCGAGCCCGGCAGCTAGGAGGAGGGGTACCGCCGGGCACGGCGGTGGGCGGAGCGTTGCCTGGAGGTCGTCCGCCGGACGGGGTGCGGGGCCGATTCGGGCGAAGCCGAAGCGCTGCTCTCGCGCATCGCCCTGGCCCTGCGGCAGCCCGAGGAGGCGGCCCGCTGGGCACGCGAGGCTCTCCAGGCAGCGAACCGGGCCGGCAACCCGCGCAGCCAGGCCGCGGCGCTCGCCTGCCTGGGGCAGACCCTCGCTGCCGTGGGGTCGGCGGAGGAGGCGGCCGGGCCGCTGCCGAAGGCGGCCGACCTCTACGAGGCCTTGGAGGTCCCCGACGAGGCCGCCCGCCTCCGCCGCGTCCTCCGTGGGGCCCTGGCGGCCGGCCATCGAGCCGACGCGGACCTGCGCGCCGTCGTGCCCCGATCCCCCTACCGCCGCTCCAACGGCACCACCCAGACCAGCCCGGTGTAGCTGCCGCTGTTCGTGCCGTAGGCCAGGTGCCGCCCGTCCGGAGCCCAGCGCACCTGCAACGGCAGGGCGGGGTCCGGGAACTCCGCCGTGAAGCGGGCGGCCCGCAGGCGCCCGGGGCCGAGGACGTCGGCGATCCAGATCTCCCCGTGGGCGTCGTCCAGCACAGTGGCGAAGGCCACCTTCTCCGAGGCGGGAGACCAGTCCAATCCGGTGACGCGGGCGGCCTGCTCAGTGAGGCGCCGTCGGGCGCCGCCGTCGGCGTTCGTCACCCAGACGTGCTGGCGGTGGGAGAGGATCGGCACGCGGGCCCCGTCGGGCGCGGGGGGGCGCACCGCCTCGGGCGCCACGAAGGCCACCCGACGGCCGTCCGGGGAGAGGCGGTGGAGCCAGGCGTCCGGGGCCACCCGGAGGAGCGGGCGGCGGTCGGGGTAGGTGATGCGCCAGCGCCACAGGGTGGGAGGCTGACCTTCCCGGCCGCCCACCGCGATGAAGAGGAAGAGGTCGTCGGGGAACCACTGCACCCCCGCCACCTCCACCCCCGTGCGCTCGTAGACCAGGCGGCGGAACCCCCCGTCGGCGCCGAGCAGCCAGACCCCCGCCCGGGGCGGGTCCCCGGGACGGGCCCCGGCGGCGCGGGCGGCCACGGCGAACCGGTCGCCCGTGTGTCCCCAGGCCACGTGGGTGGCGAACCAGGGCATGCCGTCCCGCGACGGGGGCAGGCGGATGCGGCGGCGGCGCGACCCGTCCACCCGCAGCACCCACACCTCGCCGCGGTCGATGTAGGCAAGGAGCTGACCTGCCGGGGACCACGCCAGGTCGGTCACGACCCCCGACGGCGCCAGCCGGCGTTCCCCCCCCGCGAGCGGCTGCACCCAGATGCCGTCGGTGGTGGCGTAGGCGATGCGATCGCCCTGAGGGCTCCAGGCGGGCGGGCTGAGTGCCGGCCGGTCGCTCAGGCGTCGCGGCTCACCCGGCCGCAGGGCGGCCGTGCCCACCGGCGCGGGGGTCTGCGTGATGGCGCAGGCGGCGAGGAGGAGCACGGCCAGGGCCAGGATGGCCAGCGCTCTGCGCCGGGGCCCCCACTGAAAGCCGTGGTGCTCTCCCGCTCCGCCCACAGTGGACCGTCGCAGCCGAGGCTGGCCGCCAGCCGCTCCGAAGCCGCCGCTAGCTAGACGACCGGGTAGCGCCCCTCGGCCAGCTCCCGGGTGAGGACCGGCAGCGCCGCCAGCTCCCGCTCCAGGACCTCCAGGACCTGCCGGCGGATGGCCGCTTTGCGCGCGCCCGGGGCCGGGATGATCTGCGCCGCGGCGATCTTGGGCTGGTCGATGGGCGCGCCGATCTGGCTGAGCATCCAGACGTAGACCTCGCGGATCCCCCGCACCTCTTCGTGGATTCGCGCGGCTACCTGGTGGGTGAAGATCGTGTAGATCTTCCCCACGTGGGAGACGGGGTTCTTGCCCGCCGCCGCCTCCGTCCCCATGGGGCGGTTCACGGCGATGACCCCGTTCACCCGGTTGCCGCGGCCGATCTGGCCCGAGTCGCCGCTCTCCGCGGAGGTCCCGGTGACGCTCAGGTAGACGCCCCCCAGGCCGCGGCCGGGCGCGTCCAGCGTGTTGATGTCCAGGGTGACCTCATCGAAGGTGGTGTGCCGGCGGACGAAGTCGTAGACCGCCTCGCGCATCTCCGCCTTGCGCCGGAAGTAGTGCGCCTCCCCCTCGATGAAGCGGTCGACGAAGGCCACGGCCGCCGTGAGCGACAGGCGGTTGCCGTGGCGGAAGCCCATGACCTTGATGTCCTCGCCGGCCTCGGGGAACTCCTGCTTGAAGGTGCGCGAGTTCATCAGGTTCTCCACCTGGCGGACGATCAGCTCG
The Armatimonadota bacterium DNA segment above includes these coding regions:
- a CDS encoding GNVR domain-containing protein, producing the protein MGPAPRWETPFPWEPPAQPPGEPAASGATLDRLTVSAVRPGTTVLRQTFDLTLQLGRDLHRWGPGGPGALGGFVLSEHAGPLDALRVAAAGDRLRGLKLLAPLEDGRWLHGLRYDWLPTATLRVGLSETVVTASGVYAPYVLTPVPFVAYWLSLRARRPAGFDDKVNLALDLDWRPRPGTALYVEAYVDDYTAPGNPFPSRLGGAVGIYLVDLFRDGRTALRLEHVRATNWIYTTTGRAADYTCAAAAWATGAPRTARRGRWRRRARPWQGARGSPSATPSSARGPGGWGTSGPTRATPGRASSSQGWWRPPTPSRRRCAGSPPMRSRTASAPRGRRLRTPATSPARSDKTCTWCGRPPLDSERNSDIVHDPAQDPSLEQEPTLRDYLDVFLRRWWLVAACVIILAATALGFSIASPPVYRAQTSVVVDRGGSSLGLVPDITGISQQTFVDTLAEIVKSRAVLSRAVRLLGVEAAAAEEALDTLRRGLKVQRARNTDLILIQAEGPTPSSAAANTNAVGRAFLQWHLEARRSQARAGREFIEGRLSALSGELRAAEDALARYKVEGGQVSLSEQTTLVLEKLADFEAQRRAAEAERQGVEASLRRVRTALAQQAPTVAATVLQGEDPVATQLRSDLAKLEVELVGLRKQFTDRHPQVIATRARIEEVKGRLRQQAAQTLLSRQITLNPLHQDLAAQAIRLEVERQALQARETALSAAAAAYAGDLKRLPPKEVELARLTRNLKVAEETYLLLSGKLQEARIAEASIVGDLRIVDAAVPPATPVRPRVRLNTLFGALLGLMVGAGAAFLSESLDVTFKTAEEAARYLRLPLLAAVPLVHRRRNEQDGHPLLTTSHPRSPFAEAFRHLRTNLLYTSPDRPLRLLLITSPGPGEAKSTVAVNLAVALAQAGRRVWLVEADLRKPTLAWTLGPEGTLGLTDLLVDGWPVDRALRGTEVDNLWFVPSGTIPPTRRNCWAARRCAPCWSRRGTAPTPW
- a CDS encoding zinc ribbon domain-containing protein; translation: MRGVVGRAASGTVRGHDTTTLSQGREDRMPIYEYRCQECRTRVQLFWLPPEVPDPVCTRCGSRRLTRIISRVARVRSEEDRLESLADDPSLAEVDEHDPRSVARFMRRMGRELGEDLGDDFDQAVEELEAGGAGGEGEEGESGSAGEMAAAGRE
- a CDS encoding methionine adenosyltransferase, giving the protein MRNTNVEFLAGKPVAEHEVEIVERKGVGHPDSICDAIMERVSIALSREYLSRFGVVLHHNIDKAFLVAGGAEVAFGGGRITEPMRLIFGDRATYRYNDEEVPVPEIAVTTARAWIAEHLRFVDPEEHVIYDVQIKPGSPELVDIFHREVPGANDTSAAVGYAPLTPTELIVRQVENLMNSRTFKQEFPEAGEDIKVMGFRHGNRLSLTAAVAFVDRFIEGEAHYFRRKAEMREAVYDFVRRHTTFDEVTLDINTLDAPGRGLGGVYLSVTGTSAESGDSGQIGRGNRVNGVIAVNRPMGTEAAAGKNPVSHVGKIYTIFTHQVAARIHEEVRGIREVYVWMLSQIGAPIDQPKIAAAQIIPAPGARKAAIRRQVLEVLERELAALPVLTRELAEGRYPVV
- a CDS encoding transcription termination/antitermination NusG family protein; protein product: MVWYAVRAKRGQEARVVAHLTPRGVGTLLPLLEVIRRYRTRRVTLLEPLFPGYLFVRTPPAVADPRTYDRVRWAPGVRYVLGTEEGPVPVPDEVVGAIQVRVAELGFVRPRRGYDRGARVRFLRGPLEGWRPSSTGPCPARGACACCWTCWDNRAASRSTWPTWSRPDRILAAARPRPRLADSAARPAAGEVRRARLGRNCVPVTP
- a CDS encoding SLBB domain-containing protein, which codes for MDARRRLAAAGVAALAALLLLSPASPQAVSNYILGPGDLLEVSVWGYPDLTRTVAVRPDGRVSLPLVGEVRAAGLSVAQLTRVLTRAYAEYIREPQVTVIVKEFRRIRASALGQVERPGTYVLAPGSRLLDLLSEAGGLTEAAAPQGQLLVAGRPPKPVDLQKVLAGDATANLVLLGGETLVVPEDLTNIVNVLGEVQRPGRYRLKGEVRVLDALLMAGGLTEKASLGGARLVRASRETVALHLDALLLRQEMGHNLPLAPGDTLFIPEELNTRIYVLGDVNSPGAFPVRGPVTLLQAIAMAGGPVQRGAATARAVHIVRRNGGGDQVVAGGRVERLPNGGTLVSVELAALMQPAGAAREIAVLPGDVVVIPQSQLSGLQVILSILSGILGLFR